A section of the Drosophila subobscura isolate 14011-0131.10 chromosome A, UCBerk_Dsub_1.0, whole genome shotgun sequence genome encodes:
- the LOC117899973 gene encoding COMM domain-containing protein 3, with amino-acid sequence MAATTTAVSPVVEADTDACNLISATVVAGLRNLGTILSPSITKLLIANSLKLTLHPDATIAPVPEIYANNAASAKQSEYAVVTLYALATKHAWDALTFRQQLEGLALHSSAVDELTRVYEDNRKDLVLRQLQVGHNFPHITDVQWRIACDVKSSTSDSSTGVAQFCINLGRFKQSSGERITIVEFVCNAEELQSLINRLKEIERHCNQMAIR; translated from the exons ATGGCTGCGACCACAACAGCTGTCTCCCCCGTGGTGGAGGCGGACACAGATGCCTGCAACCTAATTTCTGCCACTGTGGTGGCGGGCCTAAGAAACCTGGGCACAATTCTGTCGCCATCCATCACCAAGCTTCTCATTGCGAATTCCCTTAAGTTGACTCTCCATCCGGATGCAA CCATTGCGCCAGTGCCTGAAATCTATGCGAACAATGCGGCGAGCGCCAAGCAAAGCGAATACGCCGTAGTCACCCTGTACGCCTTGGCCACCAAACATGCCTGGGATGCACTGACATTTCGCCAGCAACTGGAGGGCCTTGCGCTGCACAGCAGTGCCGTGGATGAGTTGACACGCGTCTACGAGGACAATCGGAAGGATCTGGTGTTGCGACAACTGCAAGTGGGACACAATTTTCCCCACATCACCGATGTTCAGTGGCGCATAGCGTGCGATGTAAAGTCCTCCACGTCCGACAGCAGTACGGGCGTTGCTCAGTTTTGCATTAATCTTGGCCGGTTTaagcagagcagcggcgaACGGATAACCATTGTGGAGTTTGTGTGCAATGCCGAAGAGTTGCAATCGCTGATAAATCGGCTAAAGGAGATCGAGAGGCATTGTAACCAGATGGCCATCAGATAG
- the LOC117899965 gene encoding methylmalonic aciduria and homocystinuria type D homolog, mitochondrial, translating into MSRTLIRALESVGRNCHIRTTIRIHGRTALLSADLPVAALKICAVNYSKRGSGSGSSSDAGSPFKIVTKNREPADDDLNSIESEPNWELTAPKSNRFFLPSCCGPAWQGCNSTMQLTTPLSKVVNFKKEANTDNLLEISCCQCPILIRDTLIELFPVRAVASKDTAITLLTLSYDGDIEAGASKFVLAARDISERLLSLGYWSDFLNPFSGRPFFMPKDDDKLYKQDCRFRGLNMNISIMKNCIVISPEENDTTHFSGAIFCTAPSDYDSLVKLLAPDDEQPMHNQLF; encoded by the exons ATGTCGCGCACCCTGATTCGTGCACTCGAAAGTGTGGGTCGCAACTGTCACATACGGACAACAATCCGCATCCACGGACGAACTGCCTTGCTCAGCGCCGACTTGCCAGTGGCGGCCTTGAAGATTTGTGCAGTAAACTACTCAAAGCGCGGATCCGGATCCGGATCCTCCTCAGACGCAGGCAGCCCGTTTAAGATTGTTACCAAGAATCGTGAACCTGCCGACGATGATCTCAATAGCATTGAGTCCGAACCGAACTGGGAGTTGACTGCCCCGAAGAGCAATCGCTTCTTTTTGCCAAGTTGCTGTGGTCCAGCCTGGCAGGGCTGTAATTCAACGATGCAGCTGACGACACCCCTCTCGAAGGTAGTGAATTTCAAAAAGGAAGCCAATACAGACAACTTGCTCGAGATATCCTGCTGCCAGTGTCCCATTCTGATACGTGACACCCTCATCGAACTGTTCCCAGTGCGCGCCGTGGCCAGCAAGGACACAGCCATAACATTGCTCACTTTGAGCTATGACGGTGACATCGAAGCAGGCGCCTCAAAG TTTGTGCTGGCTGCCAGAGACATCAGCGAGCGTCTCTTATCGCTGGGCTACTGGTCAGACTTCCTGAATCCCTTCAGCGGACGACCTTTCTTTATGCCCAAAGATGATGACAAGTTGTACAAGCAGGATTGCCGTTTCCGCGGACTGAACATGAATATATCCATTATGAAGAATTGCATAGTTATTTCTCCCGAGGAGAATGACACAACCCACTTCTCAGGGGCCATTTTTTGTACGGCGCCCAGCGACTACGATTCGTTGGTAAAGCTGCTGGCGCCCGACGACGAACAGCCGATGCATAACCAACTCTTCTAA